A single region of the Legionella cincinnatiensis genome encodes:
- a CDS encoding peptide MFS transporter has translation MHAVRGERKGVVYLHWLNAITTFSFAILFSSLSLYLTKNIGLTQMQSNGIVGFFLASNFILHVVAGYIGDRFLSNRLLFAISTLIQTLGLIVLNFSDSIVYLGLSLFLIGCGLGSTCINCLITQQFTSNENELREKAFFHNYSAMNIGFLSGYVMSGFIDIHDRYDRLFEVSNLINLITVFFIIKSWRYFAKNKVNTREEIKRGRLGLILIIFIIPILLAGFYYSWLANGLILLIGSAALFYITLLGRSLSTQNARKKIYSFVFLTVSSIVFWMLYFVGPMGVTQFLKYNVSIYIGTYYIPPQWLMNLNSIFVIIGSPIAITLFDKLRKKQITISISKQFMCSLVFIALSFLALTVGIMNCGTEGLTSMIWIIAHYLLQAIGELLIAPVGYAMIGSLAPEKLQGLMMGIWMMASGIAATLSNYFSNLMTQSESLNPLISNEHYMSAFTQLGLYAIFGALILWLCSKTIENSIQKISVEAIEGVA, from the coding sequence ATGCATGCTGTAAGGGGTGAGCGAAAAGGGGTAGTTTATCTACATTGGCTAAATGCAATAACTACATTCAGTTTTGCTATTTTATTTTCATCATTATCCCTTTATTTAACAAAGAATATTGGCTTAACTCAAATGCAATCCAATGGAATCGTAGGATTTTTTCTGGCATCAAATTTTATTTTACATGTTGTAGCGGGGTACATTGGGGATAGATTTTTAAGTAATCGATTGCTATTTGCCATTTCAACGCTTATACAAACTTTAGGGTTAATAGTACTTAATTTTTCTGATTCTATTGTGTATCTAGGGTTAAGCTTGTTTCTTATAGGGTGTGGATTAGGATCTACATGTATTAACTGCCTTATTACCCAACAATTTACAAGTAACGAAAATGAATTAAGAGAAAAAGCATTTTTTCATAATTACAGTGCTATGAATATAGGATTCCTCTCTGGTTATGTTATGAGCGGATTTATTGATATTCACGATAGATACGATCGTTTATTTGAAGTAAGTAATTTGATTAATCTAATTACGGTGTTTTTCATTATTAAATCGTGGAGATATTTCGCAAAAAATAAAGTAAATACCAGGGAGGAGATAAAGAGGGGTCGACTAGGTCTGATATTAATCATATTTATTATACCTATTCTTCTAGCAGGGTTTTATTATTCTTGGTTAGCAAATGGCCTCATACTCTTAATTGGTTCTGCGGCTTTATTCTATATAACATTACTTGGACGAAGTTTAAGTACACAAAATGCACGAAAAAAAATATATTCTTTTGTATTTTTAACGGTAAGTTCAATTGTATTTTGGATGCTTTATTTTGTAGGACCTATGGGTGTGACTCAATTCTTGAAGTATAACGTGAGTATTTACATAGGTACTTATTATATTCCTCCACAATGGTTAATGAATTTAAACTCAATTTTTGTAATTATTGGCTCACCTATAGCAATCACTCTATTTGATAAACTAAGAAAGAAACAAATCACCATTTCAATATCAAAACAATTTATGTGTTCCTTAGTGTTTATTGCATTGTCGTTTTTGGCATTGACTGTTGGCATAATGAATTGTGGTACTGAGGGATTAACTAGCATGATTTGGATTATTGCGCATTATCTTCTTCAGGCGATAGGGGAGTTGCTTATTGCTCCTGTTGGTTACGCGATGATAGGAAGTCTTGCACCAGAAAAACTGCAAGGACTTATGATGGGGATATGGATGATGGCTTCAGGAATAGCAGCCACATTATCCAACTATTTTTCTAATTTAATGACTCAATCGGAATCACTAAATCCGCTTATTAGCAATGAACATTATATGAGCGCATTTACCCAGCTAGGTCTTTATGCCATCTTTGGTGCACTCATTCTCTGGTTATGTTCTAAAACGATTGAGAATAGTATACAAAAAATCTCGGTCGAAGCGATCGAAGGAGTAGCATGA